A part of Gossypium hirsutum isolate 1008001.06 chromosome A07, Gossypium_hirsutum_v2.1, whole genome shotgun sequence genomic DNA contains:
- the LOC107933163 gene encoding LOW QUALITY PROTEIN: probable clathrin assembly protein At4g32285 (The sequence of the model RefSeq protein was modified relative to this genomic sequence to represent the inferred CDS: inserted 1 base in 1 codon), translating into MAPSTIRKAIGAVKDQTSISIAKVAGNIAPELEVLVVKATSHDEDPADEKYFREIISLTSYSRGYISACIATVSKRLRKTHDWMVALKSLMLVHRHLVDGNPCFEEEIVYATRRGMRXLNMSDFRDEAHSNSWDHAGFVRFYAMYLDEKVEFSVFEKKKRDGEDKFAERDERNRREYGEFRDDYDRETDRRSRSYGDLNDSLRKDVRKEGTPMREMRPERVLGRLHQLLRILDRVLGCRPAGMAKDSRLVLVALYQILKESFGLYVEICEALGILLDRFTEMEYVDCVKGFDAYVSAAKMIDELVGFYGWCKDVGIARSSEYPEVQRITDKLLGTLEGFLKEMANGRKSPERIKEEKPPVKEEPETNMNEIKALPAPENYNPPPPPPEPEQPKTVPPQVTEDLVNLRDDAVSADEQGNKLALALFSGSPTSNANGSWEAFPSNGEPEVTSAWQTPAAEPGKADWELALVESASNLSKQKAGLAGGFDPLLLNGMYDQGAVRQHVSSSQLSGGSASSVAMPGPGKAASQVLALPAPDGTVQPVGQQDPFAASLTVPPPSYVQIADMEQKQQLLVQEQQLWNQYGRDGMQGQSSLAKITASSVYYGAAAQPVMMPYGMPQVNGMGQAGGYYYPPY; encoded by the exons ATGGCGCCAAGCACAATCCGTAAAGCGATCGGGGCTGTGAAGGATCAGACGAGTATAAGCATAGCCAAAGTGGCGGGAAACATAGCGCCGGAACTGGAAGTTTTGGTGGTGAAAGCCACAAGCCATGATGAAGATCCAGCTGATGAGAAGTATTTCCGGGAGATCATAAGCCTCACATCATATTCTAGGGGTTATATTAGTGCTTGTATCGCTACGGTGTCGAAAAGATTGCGTAAAACCCATGATTGGATGGTGGCACTTAAGTCTTTGATGCTTGTTCATAGGCATTTGGTTGATGGGAACCCTTGTTTTGAAGAGGAGATTGTGTATGCAACTAGGAGAGGGATGA GTTTGAATATGTCTGATTTTAGGGATGAGGCGCATTCGAATTCGTGGGATCATGCTGGTTTTGTTAGGTTTTATGCTATGTATCTGGATGAGAAGGTTGAATTTTCGGTGTttgagaagaagaagagagatggGGAGGACAAGTTTGCTGAGAGAGATGAGCGGAATAGGCGTGAGTATGGTGAATTTAGGGATGATTATGACCGAGAAACTGATAGGAGATCGAGGTCTTATGGTGATTTGAATGATTCTTTAAGAAAAGATGTTAGGAAAGAGGGAACACCAATGAGGGAAATGAGGCCAGAGAGGGTTTTAGGGAGGCTGCATCAGTTGTTGAGGATTCTTGATAGAGTGTTGGGTTGTAGGCCAGCCGGTATGGCGAAAGATAGCAGGTTGGTTCTTGTTGCACTTTATCAAATTTTGAAGGAGAGTTTCGGGCTTTATGTCGAGATATGTGAAGCATTAGGGATTTTGTTGGATAGGTTTACTGAGATGGAGTACGTGGATTGTGTTAAGGGTTTTGATGCTTATGTTAGCGCTGCAAAGATGATTGATGAGCTTGTTGGGTTTTATGGTTGGTGTAAGGACGTTGGAATTGCTAGGTCATCCGAGTATCCCGAAGTGCAGAGAATTACGGATAAGCTTTTGGGTACACTTGAAGGATTTTTGAAGGAAATGGCCAATGGCCGGAAGAGTCCGGAGAGAATCAAGGAAGAGAAACCACCGGTTAAGGAGGAGCCTGAAACAAACATGAATGAAATAAAGGCTCTTCCTGCACCTGAGAATTATAACCCACCTCCTCCACCACCTGAACCTGAACAGCCTAAGACTGTCCCACCGCAGGTTACGGAGGACCTTGTGAATCTAAGGGACGATGCGGTTTCAGCTGATGAGCAAGGGAACAAATTGGCGTTGGCTTTATTCTCTGGATCACCCACCTCAAATGCTAATGGTTCGTGGGAAGCATTTCCTTCAAATGGAGAGCCAGAGGTGACTTCTGCATGGCAAACACCAGCTGCTGAGCCTGGTAAAGCGGATTGGGAATTGGCGTTGGTTGAGTCAGCTAGTAATTTATCGAAGCAGAAAGCTGGATTAGCAGGTGGTTTTGATCCGTTGTTACTGAATGGCATGTATGATCAGGGGGCAGTGAGGCAGCATGTGAGCTCCAGTCAGCTAAGTGGTGGGAGTGCAAGTAGTGTTGCGATGCCTGGCCCTGGCAAGGCTGCTTCTCAAGTGCTGGCTTTGCCTGCACCGGATGGTACAGTGCAGCCAGTAGGACAGCAGGATCCTTTTGCCGCATCGCTTACAGTGCCACCGCCTTCGTATGTGCAGATAGCGGACATGGAGCAGAAGCAGCAGCTACTGGTACAGGAGCAACAGCTATGGAATCAATACGGAAGGGATGGAATGCAAGGGCAATCAAGTTTGGCCAAGATCACAGCAAGTTCCGTCTACTATGGTGCTGCTGCACAACCGGTAATGATGCCGTATGGGATGCCACAAGTGAATGGCATGGGGCAGGCAGGAGGGTACTATTATCCGCCCTACTAA
- the LOC107933161 gene encoding actin-related protein 6, with product MSNVVVLDNGGGFIKAGQGGERNPAVVIPNCLYRPLTSKKFLHPTTTFSSSPDDLTSAAIRRPIDRGYLINPDLQRDIWSHLFTSLLHVTPSSSSLLLTEPLFSLPSIQRSTDELVFEDFGFSSLVVADSPSLVHLYETSCRPCGLVSEAQCSLVVDCGFSFTQAAPVFQNITLNYGVKRIDLGGKALTNYLKELVSYRAINVMDETLLMDDVKEKLCFVSLDVERDLQFARKHGKDNLFRCTYVLPDGVTHTKGYVKDPEAAKRHLALTDGASPSEAIETKNETDQLGVMDKTAERKRVDLTKNEFDLTNERFLVPEMIFQPADLGMNEAGLAECIVRAVNACHPYLHPVLYQSIILTGGSTLFPRFVERLEKDLRPLVPDDYQVNITTQEDPILGVWRGGSLLASSPDYELMRVTKAEYEELGSARCRRRFFR from the exons ATGTCAAACGTTGTCGTACTGGACAACGGTGGTGGCTTCATTAAAGCCGGCCAAGGAGGTGAACGCAATCCCGCCGTCGTCATCCCCAACTGCCTCTACCGCCCCCTTACCTCCAAGAAGTTCCTCCATCCCACCACCACCTTCTCCTCCTCCCCCGATGACCTAACCTCCGCCGCCATTCGCCGCCCCATCGACCGCGGCTACCTAATCAACCCCGACCTCCAACGCGACATCTGGTCCCACCTCTTCACCTCCCTCCTCCACGTCACCCCTTCCTCTTCTTCCCTCCTCTTAACCGAACCTCTCTTTTCCCTCCCTTCCATCCAACGCTCCACCGACGAGCTCGTCTTCGAAGACTTCGGCTTCAGCTCTCTCGTCGTCGCCGATTCCCCTTCCCTCGTCCACCTCTACGAGACCAGCTGCCGTCCATGTGGCCTGGTTTCCGAGGCCCAGTGTAGTTTGGTGGTGGATTGCGGCTTCTCTTTCACGCAAGCGGCGCCTGTATTTCAGAACATCACCTTGAATTATGGGGTGAAGAGAATTGATTTGGGTGGGAAAGCTTTGACTAATTATCTCAAGGAGTTGGTTTCCTATCGGGCCATTAATGTCATGGACGAGACTCTTCTAATGGACGATGTTAAAGAGAAGCTTTGCTTTGTTTCTCTTGATGTTGAAAGAGATCTCCAGTTTGCCAG GAAACATGGAAAAGACAATCTTTTTAGATGTACTTATGTCTTGCCTGATGGTGTTACTCACACAAAGGGTTATGTTAAAGACCCTGAAGCAGCTAAGAGGCATCTTGCATTGACTGATGGGGCCTCTCCTTCAGAAGCTATAGAAACAAAGAATGAAACAGATCAGTTGGGAGTTATGGATAAAACGGCAGAGAGGAAGAGAGTTGATTTAACTAAAAAT GAGTTTGACTTAACAAACGAGCGGTTTCTTGTTCCTGAGATGATCTTCCAACCTGCAGATTTGG GAATGAATGAGGCTGGACTAGCGGAATGCATTGTTAGAGCTGTCAATGCCTGCCATCCTTATCTTCATCCTGTACTTTACCAAAG CATAATATTGACCGGTGGGAGCACATTGTTTCCTAGATTTGTTGAGAGACT AGAAAAGGATCTCCGCCCTCTTGTCCCAGACGACTACCAAGTCAACATAACAACACAAGAAGA TCCAATCCTAGGTGTGTGGCGAGGGGGTTCACTTCTAGCATCCAGTCCTGACTATGAATTAATGCGTGTGACTAAGGCAGAGTATGAGGAGCTTGGATCTGCACGATGCCGGAGGAGATTCTTTCGTTGA